The Equus caballus isolate H_3958 breed thoroughbred chromosome 19, TB-T2T, whole genome shotgun sequence DNA window TAAAAGTTGCACTTCCTATTTTATGGACCTTAACGTGTCTTCATTCGTCAGTGGCCAGCCAAGAGGTACAAAAAAAAGCCCATCTCTCCACAAATAACCAAATAGGGAGTTATCTGGTAGGCCTTTAACTCAGTAACGCAGAAGTCATTGGTAGCATCAAAATGATCAAGGATGTACAGTGAGAGGACAAGAGTCACCCAAAGATACAGGAACACCTTCTTGAGCTCTGTGTTCAAAAGGAATAGCACAGGAAAATAAGCCTATACTGATTCtaagaaattcttaaaaaaaaaaaatcattcaactGTAGATCTCTTTTAGAAAGGAGAAGATAAATGAGGAGCAGCTCAAAAGAGAATAGCaaaattgccaaaaaaaaaaaaaaaaaacccttcaggAAATGACTGAAGAACTAAATTTGTGAAACTCAAAAAACTGATGACTAAGTGGGAACATCAGAACAGCCCACAAATATCTACAAGGTGTAAAGCTGGGAAGGAGACATTTTAGGATGGCACAAGGATCAACCACGGCAAGAGGCTCACGGGAATCTACACTTTGGGAGCCTCCCAATTTTTCCAACATACCAGACGCAATGATGATCCATTCTCCTCACACAGATGCCACAGATCCGGCAATGCCACGCCCGGGCTGGCCGCACCAGCTGGCACTTGGCACACCAGTCCTCCTTCACCTTGGTGGGGCTTCCAGCCAACGTCCTGGAAGAGCCCTTCAGATCATCCTTGGGCGTGCGGTTGTTGAGACCGCCTGATGACTCTGCGCCAAGGAACCCtttggtcttctcctgccctttcgGGTTCAGGCATTCCATTTGGCTGCTGCTTACAGATCTGTCACCGCTTGCTGGATTTCTGAGGTAGCCTGGATTTTTCTTGGCTCTGTACAAAGCTAAGAGGATCAGAAGTAACCCGCAAGTAAGAAGAGCCAGCTGAGTGGGCCTCACATGCCCTTTGGGGACCACTTCTTGCAGGAAGACGTAGTACATGTAGCCCAGAGAGAAGAGCCCGAGGCTCAGGAAAAACAGggtctgctccttcctcctgtgAGTGAGGTAGTAGTACCACAGAGCCAGCACAGGGAGGGAGGTCAGCACCACCGCTCCCAGGAGGAAATGCCAGGAGGCCACGCGGAGGAAGACGGGCAGCAGGACGAGCGGGGGAATGATGCTAATGTTAACTTTTTTGGCTCCCCTAAGCCAAGGAACTCGGAGGCGATCAGAGATGGTATCCATGATTCTTTCACAAGTCTCTGGTTGCACAGATTTACACGTAATCCATCTATCCAAAAAGAGCACAAAGAGAAGGCACTTCATATGGGTTTGTTGAATCAAAAACTGAACACTGTAGGCCAAACAGCAGGATAAATGATAAAAGAGGCCAAGGGCCAAGTAGTCTACTTTCTTACTACTAAACATGAGTTTTTCAGGCTCATGGATCATTTTGTAATGCAAACAAGAAGATAACGTTTAGAAATTCAACAACTAAAACTATTTCTCCACAAAACAAACCCACAGGAATACACACATATTCCACACAACTACTGTTTACTCTTGGGTGGGTGTACAGACCTAAGATTCTCAAAAAAATTCACCATCTAGTTTGAAGACAACACaagaattcaagaaatattagaTAAGTGACAAAGCAGCAAAATCACCCAACAAACTATTATGGTGAAACATCATGAGGAGCACTCAGAGGAGACTGAACACTTCTGGGTGGAGTCATTCGAGGGGTCTTTGCAGAAAAGCTGGGCTCTGTGCTCGCCCTTGCTGGCTGGCTAGTATTCGTAtggctggagaggaagggagggaggtgtCCCAGTAGAGTCGGGCGTGTGGCACAAACCTGTCCTGGGCCTGCGGAGTAAACCAGGTCAGTGGGGGCAGGGATCTGAATAAGGAAGAGCGGAGATCAAACCAGTGGGAGTCAAACAGCTGAGACTGGTGAACACGTGGCATTGCTGACTTTTTTGCACACTTGGGCTAGTAAGGAAAGGAACAGTTTAAGGAATGAGAACATTGGTTTAAGGCAATTAAAAAAAGTAGGGCTAGAACCTGGAAGTGAGTGGGAGATAACTATAGGGGAGTCCCACGGACCAGTGGGACAGTGGAATGCTGGGAGTATCTCCAGAGAAGGGCATGGAGAGAGCAGAGACTCAGGGACAGCCCAGGTCTcgagggctgggaggcaggatgCATTAGAAGGTTAATGAAGAGCTGTGGGCGTGAGTTAGAGGTTATGGAAACAGCATTACTTCTCCACTCATTAGTGCAAAGGGCTCCATTTTCTCAGTATGGATTTTAGATGAAGTCTAAAGAACCTCTATTTAATGACACTTGTAAAAAAGACTATAGACACTGTCAAGGAAGGATTACAAGGGGGTTGTAGGGTCTTCAGGAGTCAAGGTTGGTTACCAGACTACAGTGGTCCCCAAGAATGCTCTTCATGGCTAGATTAACGCACCAAGCACTAAGGTTGCAATTTACCATTGCAGTGATTTTCTTTAACTAGAAATTATTATTAACGGGAAAAGCAAGTTTCCAACCTCCTTATTCTTCTCACATAATGCTTTTCCTATGACAAtagtttttaaatagaaaattatttagaaaatagatatAAACCAGGTTATTACTGTTTGGTACAAAATTCTTTCAGTGATGTTGAAAGTTATCTTTTAGGATAGTAATTTCCATCACTTGGGATCATGGTGAAAACAAAAGCCACATACAATAGCATCACTCAAGACAGTGTTGCTGCTCATGCTGAAAGCAGCCAGTCCAAAGGAGGGACATGCCTTCTGCATGGATCTCCTCCCCAGAAACAAGGGGGGAGACCAATTCCAACAGCAGGAAACCATCTTTCATCCCTCAAGGCCCTTTGTGGCCAGGTGCAGTCCAGTCCCAAGAGGTCATTCTCTAAATGCTGAGACCAGTGGGAATGTAGGAACCTTCTAGTACTACTGCGTTCATTTTAAACTTACAGATTCTGCTGGCGTGCATTGTATTTTTTATACATTTACCTTGCCTACTATGCCTTTATCTGCCTATTATCTCCATCATCTTctccttttaaatgaaaaataatttcctagTAAACTGAGCTGAAGAGACAGCTGTGCACTACTGAGTAATTCATCTTTATAAAATTCTCACACGTGATGGAGAAGAAAACTCTCAATTTTAGCTCCTtggaaacagaatcaagagccacTTCTAGTGTTCTAGATGGCCAAGCTGAACGTGGACACGGTGGTTCTCAAAAGGGCCAGTGGCGTCAGCGTTAAGACACGCAGCTCTTACCTATCACATCCTTCGTCCAGATCTTGGCAATCACACAAACAGGCGGCCACGTGGTTCTTCTCCCCATTTCGATCGATGTACTCGCAGCAGCACAGGGGCTCCAATTCAGGgtcttctgctttgtttttcttcactgGCTTCATGCTGCTCTTCCGTGTCACGATTCCCACCTGTCACCATCAGGCGTAAGAAGCCCTCAGAAGGTAACGGTGGAAAGAACACAACTCACATCTTGTAAACACATCCACGCCTCTCTGATCAACCGCCAACGCCTGAGAAATCAAAAATGAGACGAAAGAGGGGGAGGGGGCCCCGTTTGCATCGGGCTTGTGTGGCTCGGCTCGGCCAGACCCGGAGCTCTGGGGCTCCGAGCCGCCTTCACCGCCCCTTCCCATCCAGGGCAGGCGCCGTCTGGGCACCAGCCGTTCCCACGGCGACCGCCGACCACGCGGCCCGGGACGGTCGGGCGCAGGCGGCCGGCTCACCTGCGGGCGcgggctggggcggggcgggcggtCCCCGCCCGAAGCCTGGGCGCGGGGGGAACCTCACCCTCGGGGCTGCAGGCAGGGCAAAGCGTGTGCCCGCGGGGGCCGGCGGACACGCCCGGCTGCTGGGGCCGGCCGCCCGCGCTGGGGAAGCCACCCGGCGCCCGGGCTGCGCTCGGGGTCGCCGTCCAGCTCGGCTCCTCCGGCCTCGCGCAGGGTCCCGCCCCCGCCAATCGCACGGCCGTGGGCGGGCCGCGAGCGCCGCCCCGCCCGAAGAATGACCTTGGGAGGGAAGTTACCTGCGCTCCGGGGCCGAGGTGCGGCGGCAGCCGGGGCGGCTGAGGCGGAGGGGACAGGGGTCGGCCCCTCCAGACGCGCGCACGCGTCTCCCGATCTCTGCtccgcggggctcccggcgtgaCGGCTGGAGTCGCGGGGTCCCTGGCTCCGCGCTCCCACCTGTGACCACAGCCAGCCGCGGCCGGGCCGGTGCGCCCGCCTCCCCGCGCCGTCCCCGCCGCCCCGCGGCCGGCCGGCTCGGCGCCCCAAGTCCGCGCGCGCTTCCGGGTACCCCGCCCCCGGCGCCGGGGATGCCGGCCCGCCGGCACGTGCACCGCCCACCGCCCGGCGGAGCCCCGCGaggcccctcccccgcccgcgGCCCCGGCGCCCGAGGACGCGAGGATCTCAGGACGCGCTCCCGGGCGCGGGGCCGCCCTCGCCCCTCCCGGGTCCGCGGGTGCCTGCGGGCGGAGCGTGGGCGGGGCAGCTCCGAGGCCCTCGGGCCGGGGGAGGGGCCGAGACGGAACTGCGGGAAGCCGGGGCACCCGGAGGCCGCCTAGAGGACGTGAGCCCCGGGGGCCGGGCAGCCCGCACCGCCCGCAAAAGGCGACGGGGAGCCCTCCACCGCGAAGGCTCCCGAGGTCCCGCCCCCAAATCGACTAACCTGCCCTTAAAGGCCCATCCCTGCCCTCATCTGTTCATTTATCCAGCTGGTTCATTTTCACGATTTCTGGCGAGCACTCTCTACATTAGACCAGCAGGCCTATCTAGTACTTTAGTTCCAGCAGTCTGcatatttgaaatgaaattgTCCTAAGATGAGAGTCctctttgggttttatttttgtattttattttaaaatttaaaaagagtataGGCCCATGTACATGTTTTTACTACAGAAGGCTTTCTAGtacttttggctttttaaacTGAAGAAAAACTACAACTCAGAAGTTTGGGGGTTTTATTGATATTCAATTTACATAACAGGCTTAAATACAATTAATTGAATTctgcatacatacatatttagtTGTAATTTATAATGCAactttggtaattttctttgagGTATGTTATGAAGTACAAGTTTTAAAGAAACATCACAAAAATATTCAGCTTGTCACTGATCATTTTTGTGAATTTAACAGAAAACAAGGTTTCAAGTTTATAATCCAGTCACTCTTGCTCAGAGCCAGACACTTCATAAATCCTTATCAAAAAACCCCCAGGTCGGTACACTGGTACCCCGAGGTAGGTTAGCTGGGATTCACCCAGAGAAACTTATTTTCCCTCTAATGGAGTCAGTACTTTCATTCGCTATAGACATCTCAAAAATAACTGCCAAACCCATGTGGCGGTGGTgactatggggaaaaaaagaaacatttaaataaaggCAATAGTTGTTCAAATAAGAATACAGACAAATTATTCTGCACTGTCCTTCTTGTTCCAGAGGTCACTTGTATCGAGATATATCCACCTAAAAACTTTTTATGAAAGAGCCAAAGCTTGTGTGAGCCATACAACTTCAGTCAGTGCACTTGTAACTGGGAGATAGGGCCCCAAAAGTTTTTTATTCAAGAGCTAAAGTTGGTGTCTGCCTTATAACTTACTGACTAAAACAAGCTGCACACACGCATTAACAAAGGAAGCCATACGTGGCTACTGAAAACTAATCCACAAGTTATTTTCAACCAGATGGCTCACTTGCACCATGAAAGAATGCTAAGGTGAAGCCAAGCTCAGTTCAAGTATTCATTTGATCTGTCACTAAATGCCCAAGTTTTAACggcttctgatttttaaaactcagagCATGGTTCTTCATTTTGAGTACCAGTATCCTACATGTATCCTTTTCCGAAATTGACTCTTCTGACATTTGACATATGAAGAGGCAAGATGATCTCACCTCTGACAGGTACCTGAAGAAACCACTGTTTCCTTCAGAGATACAACACGGCTGAAGAAACTTTCAGATCATCATCAACAACATACGGATTCAAAAGGTTTGTCTATTGAATTTACatgctaaataaatgaagacattgTAATATTTACAGTACAAAAACCTAGAAATGTTATAATATATGCCTGAAAACTGATCCTTCAAAATTAGTAGTGCTTTAGAGGTTTCCCCTTATATGGTCTTCTTTAGCCTCTAGAATGTGTCTCAACTGTGAGAGCAGCCTATTGGACACACCCTGTTCTCTGCT harbors:
- the ZDHHC23 gene encoding palmitoyltransferase ZDHHC23 isoform X1 → MKPVKKNKAEDPELEPLCCCEYIDRNGEKNHVAACLCDCQDLDEGCDRWITCKSVQPETCERIMDTISDRLRVPWLRGAKKVNISIIPPLVLLPVFLRVASWHFLLGAVVLTSLPVLALWYYYLTHRRKEQTLFFLSLGLFSLGYMYYVFLQEVVPKGHVRPTQLALLTCGLLLILLALYRAKKNPGYLRNPASGDRSVSSSQMECLNPKGQEKTKGFLGAESSGGLNNRTPKDDLKGSSRTLAGSPTKVKEDWCAKCQLVRPARAWHCRICGICVRRMDHHCVWINSCVGESNHQAFILALSIFLLTSVYGIALTLDTICRDRSVFTALFYCPGVYATYSSALSFTCVWYSVIITAGMAYIFLIQLINISYNVTEREVQQALRQKTGRRLLCGLIVDTGQYNRGFLRNWHQFSTLGAHPFHHPAEDIV
- the ZDHHC23 gene encoding palmitoyltransferase ZDHHC23 isoform X2, encoding MKPVKKNKAEDPELEPLCCCEYIDRNGEKNHVAACLCDCQDLDEGCDRWITCKSVQPETCERIMDTISDRLRVPWLRGAKKVNISIIPPLVLLPVFLRVASWHFLLGAVVLTSLPVLALWYYYLTHRRKEQTLFFLSLGLFSLGYMYYVFLQEVVPKGHVRPTQLALLTCGLLLILLALYRAKKNPGYLRNPASGDRSVSSSQMECLNPKGQEKTKGFLGAESSGGLNNRTPKDDLKGSSRTLAGSPTKVKEDWCAKCQLVRPARAWHCRICGICVRRMDHHCVCCVGESNHQAFILALSIFLLTSVYGIALTLDTICRDRSVFTALFYCPGVYATYSSALSFTCVWYSVIITAGMAYIFLIQLINISYNVTEREVQQALRQKTGRRLLCGLIVDTGQYNRGFLRNWHQFSTLGAHPFHHPAEDIV